CAGCCTCCTCAAGTTCCGATCTTCAATTATGACCAGGTCAGAAATTTACCCCCCCAAACTAACCTGGGTTTGACAGGCTTGGTCTGAGATGGCTTCACAGGAGCAGTGCTTTTTTCTTGTTTCTCTTCTCCTACAACAACGTCATCAAAGCGGTTGGAGGAGGTCTTTGCAGTGGGGACGCTGGCCGCACTGCTCTTATCTGGACCACGATCTCTTTTGCCTTCCCCAGGGACCTCAAAGGGGTTAGTCTCCTTCCTTGCCGATTCTTTCTCCTCACGTTTCACTTCCTTCAGCTTCAGAGGAGTGTCAGCGCCACTCTCCGTCTCCTCGCTGACTTTAGCTTCCTTTTTCCCTGTCACTAGGGACAATAAACCTGACTTCTTATTCTCCTGTTTTTTGTTCTCTTTAGTTTCTTTTGAGATGTCCAAAGTAATTGGAGTCACTGGAGTGCTGCTTTCCAGAAAATCCCCACTCAGTAGCTTGTACGACGGCAAAGTCATGGCTTTAAAGGATTCCAGTGAGGAAGACTCAGGAGGCCCTTTGCCTGCAGGGAGTTGTCCAGTCACTTCAGGTTCTTTAGCAGTTTCGGAAGACAAGTTCTCTTGGGATAAAAAGAGCCGTTTTTGCCGGGGTGtcagaggggaaggggatgatGGAGTGCTGTCTTTTGAAAGAGCATCACTGTGTTCCACATAAACATGGCTGCCATTGATACACACATTGGACCGGGAAGCTGGGTCATTTTTTGGCTTCAGGCCACCAAATAGTGAAAGCGTATCCTTCTTGCTGCTGGAGGCGATTTGGTTCAACTGCTTGGAATCTGAACTACCTGTTCTCTTATGAGACATGCCAGAAGGCGGATAAAGCGAGTTATTGTCAGCTCTATTTGCGGAAGGCTctggaaaaaaaagtgaaattaaCATTAGAAGTATGAAATGACAGGACTGCCATACCTAGTCTTAACAATACCCTAAGGTTGGAGACTACTGCAGATGCCCACCTGTGAAGGCACTCTTGTATATTCATAGCATTATAACATACATGTCCAAAGGAAACTGACCTGAAAAGCTTCCAAGCAATGGCTAAGAAAACTAGTCATGTCTGAGCACCCCTGAAGTCAAAGTCAGTCATGATTAACTGAAGACCCATTAATTTCAAACAGTCATAATTAACTAAGATTCAGTTCAGGGTTCTTAAATAATGTTATTTAAGATATAAAAACCCTTGTTTtagccacatttttaaaaaaatgcagagatGAGGTTTCTACTAAAATATTTTCCATGGAAGTTTGAAAATAAGTCCTTTGAAGACTGAATTGTTCCGCTTATCAAGAGAGATACTTACTCTCAGAGACTGGAGTCAAAGTGTCgtcgtcatcgtcatcatcaccCCACTGTGATGAAAAGTCACTAGGTCTAAGTCTAACTTTCTCCGTAACCGGCTGGAGAGTAGGTAGCACAGACATGGACTGGGAGACATTGCTTTTCTGCAGACCAGGTTTGGAAAATAGTGTCTTGAACTTGgatttcttcttctctttctcatTCGACTCTTCATCACTGCCTGCTGGGGAGTGACTTATACTAGGAATAATTGCTGAAGCTGTGTCTGGCAAGCCGCTGCCCCGTTTCCCCTTTAGTTTGTCTTTCAGCTTGCCCAGCGGATTCCGGGACTTGTCCTTCATGGAGAGATCGAACATGCTGGCTGTCAAGTTGCTCCTCATGAACTGGATATCAACTTCAATCTCGCCTCTCTCTTTGGCCTTCTTCCCCGGTTTGGAGTGGAGCTTATACCATCTATGTACACATAAACAAAAATAAGTTCAGCGTCAGCATTAATGACTACACTATCACTGTCATTTTTAACCCAAGCAGAAAGAGGAGTTAGTTATCAACCTGGGAGAAACATCAGATCTTGCAACTGATACTAACAGAGGTATCTAGCCAACAATGCACACTTAAGCAAAGTAGAAATGCAGAATTATGTGATTTATTGCATAATCTGCAGCAACAGTTTGAATTCTTTGTCCAATACTTTCAAGACGCtaaagataattttttaaaaatctcactcAACATGGAAGTCATGCCAACCACATCACAATGGGCTGCTATGCATTTCTGTGACATAGAACAGCGGTCGGTGTCATGGCCGTAATGTTAGGTGTCAGAGAGATTGAAAGAATCTACCATTTCCATAACAGAGCCAAAAAGACATGGCAGCTTAGCTGTGTCTAACCTTTTTGCTCCTCATAGGCTCAATACGAAGACAACTAGATAGGATAGTCCTGAATGAAGCTGGACACAGCAGAGGATATAAAACTAgaagagagaaacagagaaagtTTTAGAGCAGAAGAAGGAAAATATGTATAAAAGCCATGCAGTCACTTCCTAAACCTCCCCAGTTCTTGGAACACAGCAAGACTTAAAAGCTGAGATAccaaaccagaaaaggaaaaaaaaacagacttaGAGATCAAAGCATGAGAAGACAGGCAAGCCATTTGCTGGGGTACCATTTTTACTCTCATCTTCTCCTTATGGGAAGTAGGAGTTTTGCATTTAAAATCTTCATGCATTCAGAGCAATGGAAAATGTTCTGTTCTGAGATCCAATTTAGTGATCATCATCAACATCAGTGTATTTTTTTTACACATACACCATGTGTATGAATCCCTCAAACATTTTTTCCAACAGATAAAGCATTTGACTTGAAATATCTGATtagtaaaaaaaatcaataaggcACATACATCTCCACTGTTATACCTAAATGAACTCAAAGCTttatttagggccaaactacacaagcATGTAAACACCTATTCCATAAGTGAGTTTCCAAtcagaagtgcttttttttttttaagttccagtgaGAACCAGggtgtgcagggagggggggggattgttCTCCCCCTTGTGCCATTTACAGCCTGAAAGTTGTCCCACTGAAGCAACAATCTGCTCTAGAAGCAGAGTCAGCAGCAGGAGCAAATCCCAATCAAGATCGTCACCCTGCGTGGCTGTTTAAAAAAGAGGTTGGAAGTTAGGCTCTGGTCTGGTGCATGGCGATACCTGCTCATACAGTTTGACCCTTggtctgcagtcctatacacacttacttgggagtaaacacaGCTGAACTCAGCAGAACTTACTTGCCAATAAACAAGCAGAGGCTGTGTAATTAGAAACTTAAAAACTGTTTTGTGCTGGAATACTTGCAAACATCTCAAGGCGCTACAGTTCAATAAAATGCAGTTCCCTTACATTTTTAAGCAAAAAATGAGGGCTGTCACGTACTAATTTTAGCACACTCCAAAAACTGCATgctttacccacccacccccaggtaTGAAACACTCGTCTCAAGGTGCAGCCAAACATTCAAGCAACATATATGTGAAAAGAATGCAGGCTTGGATCTGCTAGTTCTGCCTTGATCTCCAGGTAGTCAACATAAGATGAGGTTTGTGTACGTCTACACGGTCTCTTCTGCTGAACACCAAAGAGGCTGGAAGAAGGACTACTAGTCATACATTTCAAAGACTATAATTACCAAAGAAAATAACTATAGCTTTGAAACTGTACAATCTGGGTGATATTGTCTCCTTTTTTATTACATCATGCTTATGAAACAATGAGGGTTTTGGAAATGGAAAATTTTCAACAGAAAAATGTCACCAGTGGAAGTTGTGCTGACCTACATCACTGCACagagaaaaaaaacccagctaTACTGAACTGCATGCTTTAATTAGGGCTGTCCACTAATTAAGGATGTTGAATTAATTATCTACTCTTTGTTGCTAGGTCATATGATTAAACTAGAAGGTCAACCAAAGCTCTCAAATTTGTTCAATTAAATGTTGCAGCCAAAGCCTTCATTTGTAAAATTAATTAGGTGCTTTGACTCTGACCTGGCAGTGCTCATTCCAACAGCAACGTGTTATCAAGAGGAGCTTTGTTTCAAACATACCTCACATACCTATCATGGTTGCCGAAAGCACACCAGACTGCCATGGCAAAACTTGGAGAGCCTGCTGGACTCGCTCTGTTAATTATTCCAGTTTCCTTCATGCAAAGGCTGCCATTTATTGACAGTACACACTAACAAGCACTTTTAGAAAGTGGCATTTATGATCGCTGCTCCCATAACACTCCGAGACTGTTATGCTACGAGAGTAGGACATGAGATCAGTCTAAAAAGAATGTTTGCCAAACAGAAAATCACAATGCTTTCTTTCCCGGTGTTGTTTTATCGCAGCGTGAATTGCCAAGTACAGGTGCAGCACTTCAGATATGATCAGCACACAGAGTTAAACAACCGGGTTTATTCCACAATATGTGAAACAACCGGAAAAGCATCATCAATATGTATTGTTCAGACACCCTGCTATTTAAACACACATTTTATGCATGACAATATGCATCTTAAGCTTGAAGGTCCATAGGCAAAAACAAGGAGCAAGAAAGAGCCTTAAATCACTGTGCTATCAATTGGAGAGCCACACATCCAAGTTAAACGCTCCGCTTCATCCTAATTACAAAGTAGATGGGATGGCAGAGTTCCCCTGCTTGCTCTCTTCTTCTAGCCATGTTTCccttaagcagtggttcccaaactttttcgactggcagctcccctGACCTATGGGGCCATTgaccgcagctccccattagggctacaatcctataaatcaGTGGTAcacaaactggtgagtcatgTAAAGGTCCtctggtccctttaagggggaggagggggcgaGAGCTGCTAAGCAATCCACAGGATTGTGTCGTTAATGGGGGCACTTATACTCAGGGAAGACTGCAGCAAGCTGCAgatggtgcagggagccctgggctccccgatgcttagaatGTGCAAACAGAGTGTTTGCAAACACAACTAGGAAATGCTTTGCGATCTCTccgtttgaacattctaagcatctgggagccctgcagagagctgggagggggctcccctcacctcctatAGCTTGCAGAAGCCCTCCATAAGCACCTCCCCTTACACCCCcattagcaacgtgatcctgtgAATTGCTTTGCTGGTCTCACcccctctcctgcaaagacttacctcaggagtaaaacttctgagaagtttgagaacctctactATATACAGGGATGTGCTAGATTTTTCATAAGGATTTCATAGCTCTGTTTCCACAGCTCTGAGAAGCctcggctcacagtttgggagccactgcccttAAGGAAAACATCAACATAAGGGGTTGTAGGTGGCAGCAGAGTCAACCAATTTTGGCTCTAGCATAGAGAAGTTCCAGGGAAAGGCACCAGCACAGCCACAGCAGTACAAACTACCCCTCAGCAGAGTGAGGGGTAGCAGGGATGGGCATCAACAACTGCTCTGGCTCATCGTGGCTCTGAAAGCATCAATATTTATCTACACAACTGCTGATGTAATGTAACTAACATAGGCACAGTTTCACTACATAattcatttctcttcctcctttctctttgGTGCCAGGTCTAGATTGTCACTCTCCAAGCCTCTTAATGCTGCTTTAAAATGCCTTTCCTTATGCTGTtgaactacacacacacacacctatacacacacatatctatctatctaactatataactctctttctttctctctctctctctctatataactatataactctatacagacacacacacacccctacaagAACATAGAGATATTAGAACATTGAACATTAGAGATGTTAGAACATTAGAACACCTACAAGAACATAGAGATATTTGTGCTTACACAAACACTAGCCAAATCCTTGTGTGAACCTGACTGTTTCCGAGAAACTGTTGTGTAAAACAAGTTCAGTTCATCCTTTCTAGACCAAGAACTGATAAACTGTAGTCGTTTATAACACAACACAGGTTAGGAAGTTCGCAGCTCCATGTTTCACCTGAACTATGAACAGACAAACATGAGCAAGGCATACATGAAAGAAATTATGAAGAACACAGCATTTATTATTTTCCATGATTAAAACGATGGAAAGGGGGATAAATGCCTAAAAACACACACTGTTTGCCATCTATAGACTAACAATAAACACTCAAGTGGTTGAATCTGTTTATAGTCTCAGGACCACCCAGGAACTGTTTACAGACCTAGGACCACCTTTGTTTATAGGCAAACAAGACCACCCAGACAAAACAGTGGTTTCTACAAGCTCCAGGGGAATCCCTATGTAGGCCAAAGTACACAAGTTCGCAGATCAAAAATCGCACACACTCTGATATAGGCTGAGCATGCTTAGTAGCCCCCAGGAGCCAAAAAATGTGAGGGACCTGTTAGAAAAACAGCAGAAGAATGAGGTGGAAACAGGAAAAGAGAACTGGCCTGATCAAGCCAATTCAAGTTGAGGAAATGCCAATATCTGGTTGCAGACTGCTCTTTTAGCTGCCTAAGTTCAAAGTTCATATCTTTTTTCCTACAGTTTTAAGCAGAAGCATCCAACTCAGAATGCTCCTTTCCACTCTCCCACACACAACACTCCCACACAACTGGTTCTTAAATGATGCCTTGCCTGGCAAATTCATGTTCTCCCCCAACAAAATCCTGAGATAGCTTCTTTACTATATGGAAGAAAAAAGATAGGGAGGAAAGGAaatatttgtgtgttttttttccagacttgTCACATCTTGCAAATTCTCTTCAAAAAGGCAGTACTCAAATCATTCTGTGTCAGAGAGCAAAGGAAGAGCTCTCTCTATATGAACAAGCATGATGTAAGGTTGGCCTGGAAAAGCCTAGGTTCCCCAGTATCACAAGACACACCTAACAAGAACCTACATTTTGCCATAGAAGGTAACACTCCTAAATGGTTGCACAATCAGGCCTACTGAACACTATACTAAGAAGTCTATTTGCAAAATGACTTCCCAGGAGTCAAGAATTGACAGATGACTGTTTCCAAGTTAGGGTCTACAAACACTGGCCAGTAAAGCTACATAGGGAGGAAAGTTGCGTTGGCGGGAGAGGTGGGTGGGAATACCAGGAACATGACCCAAATATCTTGGCTAGTTTCCTCTAAGTGGATTAACTGGGTGTAATTCTGTTTAGCTCCAGACAAACAGATCTTTCTTTTGCAATAGAGGAACTACCAGCCTCAATTACCTTGGAAATTCTACCTCATTccataataatatatatatttatgacCTTATTTTTATTTAACTTCCCATGACCTCATCCTATTCCCACTTCTACTCTTGTTTTTTCACTGTTTGTTACTCTGGTGGAAAAGAAATTCAAcatgtttttttttgtgtgtgtgttttttaaagagttggcaaccctattccCAACCCAGGCCCCAACCCATTTTGTACATCACCCACCCACTGTTTTTCATGACATACTGCTGGCCACCATTCTAATGCAAGAAAAGCTGCTTTTCAAGCTGCTGGAAGCCAAAGTAGATAGACTAGGAATGCCAACACTTACAAAGTTTGCTGCCATGCAATGCAATGAGGACCACAAGCTTCGCCGGTTTTAAAACAGAATTGGTTCCTCTTCATGGAGGAAGAGAGGTCTATCATAAGCTATATGTATGCCACTGGTGCCTGCCACCGAACAACCTTCCAtttaatgacggaccacatatatggtGGTGGTTAAAGCGCTATAAAGAGGcctttaatgaggcagtcaggtctcccatagcctacagcagagtgcctgtttacacaacaaagaggcgtttaatacaaagaagaggcaatctatctccagtagcctgtgtagccagctagtatctggcagggagtgtctgtttacatgtaaaggcactagattgagctGAACGCTCACTTAagaacctaatcacataacagtggGGATTGGAGAaggtatccccattgttaagtggtgcacacctgtatagtgctttctgaatgtATACAGTGCTTCAGGTTGATTTCCCTAATCCTTACATCCACCTTTACAGGTTACCTTGCAAGCTGCAGACAGAAAGACTGAGCAGCAATTTGCTTAGGCCACCAAGCAAATCCACAGCAGAGGCAAGGTCTGAATTGAGTTGGTCCTGAATGGCAGTTGGGGCTGTGGTACAGCACTCTCTTGCACAGGAGTAACTTGCTGTACTCAATGGAACGGAGTAGACATTGTCAGACTAGAACTGTCAGTCCACAAACCATTATGCTATAGTGCAGTAGCAAAAGCCGCCACACGGAAAATCAGGACCTAGCATATGCTTGCCTCCACCATATGGCTCACCTGTGCCATATGGTGCCTTAGGCAAATCATAAGAATCGCTCCTTTACAGCCTCAGTTACAATTCTGCTTTTATTAGTCCCTCACTTTAATTTCACCTTGTTTTTAGGACATTTAGTTTTTATTACAATCCCACCCTGAGTGCCTTCCTTGTGGGAGGAGAAGTGACACATACTATTAATACAGTTAACTGTCTTCTAGGGCTGAAGTCATTCAACTTGTACTTGTCAAGAACTTTATGTACTCTGAAGAGTGTTACTTTTTATGATGATCCTCTTCCTCCTTAACACCAAGTACATTAAAAAGGTTACACTGCCTCTGCGGCTGGAGGTTCCATCAAAGCCAAGAGACACCATCAAGATAATAAGCGTCAAGTTCTTGATAATAAGTCAAGAACTCAAGAACTCAGAGCACTCAGAAAGTGCTCTACAAAGCAAAGCATTATCACTGCCAGCATTGGACACACAAAAAAGGTACTGTGTCTCTGGTGCTGGAGGTTCCATCATAGCCAGGAAACACCATCAAGCCAGGATACATGAACCACTCTGCACACTCAGAACATGCTATATATGAATGCCCACTGGTATTATCACCCCCAGAGCTATGCAGACACCAAAAGGATCATCCCCAACCAGTCCCGGGTGCGCTGCTGCCTCTGCTACGAGAGGTTccaccaaaggcccatctagtccagcttcctgtatctcacagtggcccaccagatgagtACATGAAACATGAAACGTGCaccctggtgccacttccttgcacctggtattctgagataacctgcttctaaaaccagaaggtggcacatacccatcatggcttgtaacctgtgatggacttttcttccagtaatatgcccaatccccttctaaaggcatccaggccaggtgctgtgaccacatcctgtggcaaggtgttccacagactatgGAATATTAGCAGTAATGAAACttaacactgggtaaagaaatacttcctttcgTCTGCCTGACAGATGAATGCCTGCCAGTATTACCACCACCAGGGCTCTAAAGACACAAAAGGACCATCATCCCCAACCAGTACCAGGCATGCACTGCTGGAGGTCCCATGGACAGACACT
The sequence above is a segment of the Tiliqua scincoides isolate rTilSci1 chromosome 11, rTilSci1.hap2, whole genome shotgun sequence genome. Coding sequences within it:
- the RAB11FIP1 gene encoding rab11 family-interacting protein 1 isoform X3; translated protein: MSLPDSPMSAGPPRWAPTHVQVTVLQARGLRSKAKGGRGQGGAGGGSDAYALMALGKEKFATSVCERCLGAPVWREEATFELPARRGPAPAPAAVLQLTVLHRALLGLDKFLGRADIDLAQLQEDAGRRTTRWYKLHSKPGKKAKERGEIEVDIQFMRSNLTASMFDLSMKDKSRNPLGKLKDKLKGKRGSGLPDTASAIIPSISHSPAGSDEESNEKEKKKSKFKTLFSKPGLQKSNVSQSMSVLPTLQPVTEKVRLRPSDFSSQWGDDDDDDDTLTPVSEKPSANRADNNSLYPPSGMSHKRTGSSDSKQLNQIASSSKKDTLSLFGGLKPKNDPASRSNVCINGSHVYVEHSDALSKDSTPSSPSPLTPRQKRLFLSQENLSSETAKEPEVTGQLPAGKGPPESSSLESFKAMTLPSYKLLSGDFLESSTPVTPITLDISKETKENKKQENKKSGLLSLVTGKKEAKVSEETESGADTPLKLKEVKREEKESARKETNPFEVPGEGKRDRGPDKSSAASVPTAKTSSNRFDDVVVGEEKQEKSTAPVKPSQTKPVKPRLHPVKPMNATTNKPSEKTLNVAKILDSRNEANLKKYNPSDPAYAYAQLTHDELIQLVLKQKEAIAKRDLQVRELEDYIDDLLVRVMEETPNILRVQNRATKKAGKM